The sequence acccgcgacgtttgttgttttgttgtcgGGGTAAGCAGTGCATCACAGAAGTCTCTACTGCAACTGCTGGTtgtgttcaagacgccaccggCGCTGTAGTTGCGACTAGCACGTCGCAATCTTATTTTAACATGCCTTAGAAGGTTCTGCGAAGATCAGCTATCATGCTCGTCCACCAGTGCCATACCTTTTCGTAACCAAATAGCGGTATCCTGGATTTTAACgccacactgatctctcagtgcagcTACCAGTTCACCGGCATCGGTATTTTCGTCCGGGCCTCCGCATTGATTACCCACGAGCATAGGCCTCACCTAAACCGCATCAATCAGCACCTCTTCTGCCAAATTTTTATACGCAGAACTCTTCCGTacagcatcccgcttcaggaCGAGGATCATCTTGATTTTCTGCGTTctacggatgcagttgacatcatcCCCTAGGCCAGTGATCTTTTTATCGCCTCGCAGAACCTTCAGAACGTCAGCCTTACTCTTACCATCAGCCTTGACGATAATTGCTTCGCTCTGTCCTTCCTGCCATGACCATTGGAAGGTGTGCCCTTTCTTCTACGGGCACTCCCCTTTCTTGGCCAATAGCGCCTTCGCCTCCTCTGCCGCTTTTCGCACCTTCTTCGCCTTTTTGGAGTTCACAACTTACCTCTAGGACAGGCCTTCCTCTCGGCGAACTTCGGTAGTCCTCGCAGAAGGAGGAACTGGTTTCCGTCGTTTCTTAGGGTCGGCTATCTGCTCAACCGTCTCCCGGCGGGTCTTAGTAGCCTTCCTCTTGTGCAGTACTGGCTTGGCGCTAGCTCCCTTCAGGTCGGTTGTAATACTGACCTTACTTAGCTTCGGAGTTGCTCCAGTGACAGCCATGCGTCAGCGCagttctgcagtctggcttTCTGCCAGCTGCTTTTCATCAGTAAGGACTCAAATCTTCGAATCGGCTTCCTTCCTGGCCTCCTGCTAACTTCTTTCCTGTAAGCTGGCGAATATTTCGTTACGCCTCCTTACTTGCATCAACAAGGACTTCCACTCCTGCTTTGCCTCTACAACCATGTTGCAGCACGGACATCTTAAGGTCGTTGCTGTACTCCCCGCCGTTGTCCAgaaaggacatgattacgtTCGTTACGTTTATTAATCCTCCATTTTTTCGCTTCCGCTTTCCTTGTGACTGGTCATCACTTCCTGGTCAGGGTAGCTCCGTCCATCTTGATCTCGATGGGCAGCTCCTCCAACCTGCCATGCTCTTCTGCATCGCCTGCCCCTGGCGATCGGTGGGGCGACCTGTTACGGCCACTTCGTCTGGCGAAGGGATCCAACCTTTCGTCAGACGTTTCTCCCTCTCCACTTTAATGTTTTTTTGGTTTGGTCGCCTTTTTGTCCCACTCGCACTTAAAGTCTGacaaagttgaaccgttcataGAAAAACATGTAGTGCCAATTTCGGGACATTTGCTACTGCAACACGTAGTAGAATGATTCTGGTCCTCAAAAATTGCTGCTAGGTAAAACAATCGGTTTAAATCTGAGACTATTTATAGTTCTATTTTTGCGCaaaagttaataaaaaaataattcattttcTGCCAGGGTCCGCTCTTTTTTTCAAACTGAAACTATATGGAGAATGTTTGCGACATGATAATTTACGATATACATGATATCGcaaagggtctgttcaaatattacgtaacgcgaaccCTTCACCCCTtgtaacaatctgtaacaattttcaaaactacccccacccctatgcgtaacgctTAACAACTGCTGTTTGTTTGAAAAAGTCTTAATCTTGGTTGAATTCGGAGCACGATATTATAAATTATTATGTATTGtatattattgttatttttttctctctctaTGCTATTAAGTTGTTACGTATAAATAATATTTCAAGGACCGCACCTCTATATTTTGCGGAACAAACCGTAACAAAATTCAAATAACCCCCActccctattgcgttacgtaatatttgaacagacccaaaTGAGTATGTAACTGTTGTGGAGTTCAAAAAAGTGATGAAAATAGCACGAGGCACCACCAGTGCGTCGAATCTCGAAGATCCTAATATTCGATGGTAAAACGAAAGAAAATGGTGGTTAACTGAGTAATGCTCTGATGaattattttactattttgtGTTGATAAAAACATGATGTTCTTCAATAAATCGAGAATTTGTTCAAGTGTACCTATTATTGTGGGACACCTCTTTTttcacatatttatttttaaataaatgaacaaatgGAACAAGCTAGCCATTGTTAATTTAACCTCTAAATCCACCCAACAAATTTGGTAAAGATCGGTgcaatagaaaaaaagttatcctAAAAAAATGGATGTAAGGCAGGCATGTAAGGATGTAAGGCAGAGTGTAGGGttaggcggggcaagatgggtcacggggtaagatggTCTCTGTTTTAAGCATCGTGTACATTTTAATGTggagattatgactttgtaggaggaataatttggttctactttTATTATCACtgattttatgataaaatttttttggtagagtatggcaaggtaaaatattttcagcattgcgaaacacactttctataaaacgtAATCTCcgaaatgtaaaatttaaacattttattaaCATAGTGAGCGTATTATAAGTTGTAGGTGATGTTATACTAactgttgaaataaatttgatcgaaaattagacattctaacatgaacttacaaatggggcaagatgaGTCATGCACATACTGAAGGGCATAGTTcgttttcaaaacatattttccattgctgTTTAATCATTTTAGGTTACTTTTGACataatgatgttaatttgtttattaaaatgtctattttttgtttttaagaaaGCTATACTTGGACGgcttgttttcataaaaaattggagacatttttaaatatagagccatttcttcatccaaggcttaaaaattaatttttattcaatataatcattggcaataaagctatatatctgtgtgtaattcaatattgagaataaaaacaatattaattgcagtatttaaaggtgacccatcttgccccgctgtttgacccatcttaccccgccaTTTTctgattgacagaaaaatacactctgaaaaatcttcacgtcacgtttacctgaaaacaaatgtggttctcatccactatacttttcacgtaagagtaCCTGAATGACATGTAACCGAACGAAATTCTAGTtttgagttacgtgatttatcagGTGAACCTTACTGATCTTCCAGTACTAATGACGTGAAGCTTGAAAAGTAGTTACGGTTTGCTCAGATGAAACTGACTTGATTTGTACGTACAGAGTTACGTGAACTTTTAGTGAAGCTACATGGCAGCAGATAACCactacatttttgaaatgtattaCATATAGTGATAttgtaataatgcaaaactgATTAGCGACTGTCCATAAATATGAGACCTTTTCGCCCTGTTGATTTATTGATGCAAATGATGTTTTGATCATTGAAAGGAACGCCGTCATTTAGTGCACTTGAGTATCCGCAGAAACACTGttgaagaaaaaatcaaatatacCGGCGAATATCGAATATAGTTTATCAGATTTCGGAGAAATGATGTCAATGAGTATCGCTGAGAATTTGCAACCACTTTCTTGTTAAAATTACATTATTATTGCTGTTAATTAAACGAAAAGTAATTTTATACTAACGCTATCGGAAAACTGTAATTTAGATGTCCATGCAGCTTCTCTGCTTTCACGCCATTTCTCAACGAATCTAATAAGTTTCATCCGAccttcgttgacattttttCCAAGAGAGAAGATGCATACGGAAAATTCTCGCCTAGATGCATTGAAATATGACTTACATCCGAAAGCCAAattatgtttaggttatgtCATTCTACGTGAATGCAAGTCACTCTTACGTAGTCGATGAGAACTATTAGTTTTCAGTAACTGACATGAAGATTGTTTACTATTCAGGTCTTCCGAAATGCCGAAGTGCAATCACACTACAATCTTATTAAATGTTTACGTGATATACAGTCATTTCACCAAGATTTTAgcaaaagttacgtgaatttaaGTGAGCATTACTAACGTCACGTAACACCATTTGTTCAAGATAGAccagttacgtgatttttcacgtgaatatgacgtgatgattttTAGAGTGtagacttctactttaatgactcGAAATGGAATAAAAGTGGAGTTTTGTATTTCATACCCTTggcttacagattatgagctatttttatatcactctaaataatcatcacgtcatattcacgtgaaaaatcacgtaactgatctgtcttgaacaaacgacgattgttacgtgatgttagtaatgttcacctgaaattcacgtaacttttaataaaaatcttggtgaatatgtttgtatgtactcgTAAACAATTAAAGTGAAATTGTGTTAgtgtgattgcagcttcggTATTTGCGGAAAACTAGCATGTAAACAATCTTCACGTCAGATTTACTCTGAAACAAAtatggttctcatccaccatacttttcacgtgaGAGTGACTTGATACTCACGTAAGAATAAAAGACATAATCTAAACATAATTATAGGATTTGCAGAGGTAAGCGATATTTCATGTGCAACTAGGCGGGATTTTCGAACCTGCAtcctccttggaaaaaaaatcagtggaaGTCGATAAAATTTATAAGATTCGTAGAAAGTAATATGGAAGAAGATGAAGCTACATGAAGCTCATAACTACCGTTTTCGGTAGCGTTAGTAGAAAATTTCTATTCCAGATTTCAACTGCCAAGACTGAACTACTTTTTGCTTGATTTAACAGCGGAAATAGCAGCAATTTTGAGAAAGAACTAGTTTCATCTTTTTTacaaatctaataaattttattgaCATTTTTCAACTGATTTGTTCTCCAACAGTGTTTTCTCGAAGCGCAATGGCCGAATGACAGCATTTTTGTCtaatgataaaaaatatcacTGCATCAAATGCAGTTCAACGCATCAACTGCATCAACAATGCGAAGAAGTCTCCTGTTTACGGCTGCAGGCAGTCAGTAGCTTATTTTGCAttcattaaaaacaattttgcAATATATTTCAAACCATGTAGTGGTTACCTGATGTCATATAGCTTTTACTGAAATTTCACGTAACCAGTACGTAGAAATCACGTAAAgttcacctgatcaaacacgtaactactttcaaacttcacgtcattagtactggaaaatccagtcagattcacTGATAAATCACGTAACACAACGaggtaaaattttgttcaggttcatgccattcaggtcactcttacgtgaaaagtatggtggatgagaaccacatttgttttcaggtaaatatgacgtgaagatttttcagagtgagatccatgttgaaaagttgaattaaaatgtttctgttttAAGATATTCAGGGTCTGCCTTaggcgacccatcttgccccatcataCTCTACTTGAAGATGTGCGGCTTCAAACCATACAAAAAACATACTTAAATCAGTTTGATGAATTAAACCAGTTGTAAACATTaattatttttgtaatcaatatTTACAACTCGTACAAATATAAACTGGTTAAAAACGACTTGGACCActtttttgatgtttttgtGGGTATTTTGGTAATATTGTTGAATTcaaatatggattcttttgaaatttctcatcTTTAAACTTCAAaacaagatttctcgagattctttCTATGGATTATTGTGAAAAATtagtccagaggtgcagaattaccacaggaatcgaaaCATGTACCAAGttaacttttgttttataataacggtctatcGACCGTGATGCGATTTAATTTAGTCATTATAGGCTTCCTTTAAACTCCCAAACGAGTTTACTCGTACGCGAGGGCTCGATAATTGAGATTcgtgaatgattttaccaacaatGATAGAGTTTGTTGGTTTACAAAACATCCTGCCAATTTTAAAACATTTCGCAATTTGTCTGTCAAATCGAATATTGAGTacaaaaacataaacataagtCCTGTCTTATGATCTGCTTGAACTCGCCAAAAATTATACACGGTTATTTcgcggttcttcttcttcttcttcttcctattggcattacatcctcacactgggacagagccgcctcgcagcttagtgttcattaagcacttcaacagttattaactgcgaggtttctaagccaggttaccattttgatCTGTATATCAGAGGCTAgtatgatgatacttttatgcccaggaagtcgagaaaatttccaatccgaaattttcctagactggcaccggaatcgaacccagccaccctcagcatggtcttgctttttgagccgcgcgttttaccgcacggctaaggaggcccggGTTCTATACTATTTACCTAATTACCTACGCggttcattttatttattcaattactCTTTACAGACAAATCCTCACCGTGAACAACTGCAACACGCCCCGCGAACCGATTGTTCAAGAGATTCCTCCGGCGAAGAAGATCAAAAAGGAACCTGAAGAACCCAATCCTACCCAACCTGAACGAACCATCAAATGGACCTTCGTTATACCGGCATTAATGGCGACGTCAACCCAACCCTCGAATGGTAGCGCTGCGCCGCTGGATCCGCTAATAAAACGGCCCTTCCTGTATAGCGGACTTTGGTCCGCGGTTGAGAGCAATCCACAAACTGTGGAAATCTACCAGCCGGATATTGGACCGATGCACGGACGGCATTTCCGATATGAGCGAAACCCGCGTGTTGGTCCGTAGAGGAGTGGCTTCCTACTGGAACGCTTTGCCGGCTGCTCCATGGTAGGCAATCAGATACGGGAGGAGCAGATCAACGGAATGGCATTCCTGAGTATGACTCAGGAGGATTCTAAATATCTTGACGGAAACTAGGGCCAGCTATTAAGCTGTACAACCGGATTATACATCTCAGGCAGCAAGTCGAACagcatttcataaaattttaagAGAATAAAAGTTTAGTCAGACTCGAAATCATGTTGAGATAAAGGGTTTGTATGTTAAAAGCAATTGTCATTCTTCTCTAAGAACCGTGATCAACCAGAGCTTAGTACAAGAATCAAGCAGATCAATATCCGAAAGTTTAAAATATTTAGCAAGGCTCACTAGGGCTCAATATGGTTTGCTCACGTTGTAAATAAGTCAGTTCACTGTTTTCTTCCCTAACAAAATAGGTAAGAAATATAATAACAACATATGATGAAATCAAATTCGACTTGATAATAAATCACATTTTCTTGATATTTCAAATTGTTAATCAACTCTATTTTATTCATCCGAAAATACCGAACCAACTCTCAAAATCTCAATCTGTCTCTATCAACtgacctggaattatcaggaaTAGGGAATTATTGTCAACATGGAAAATAGGAATTCAAACAATCAGGAAATCAGCAAGAGACAAAGTGAACATGTTATATTCATATCATCACAGCAAGAAGAAGCATTCTATACACACTTCAATTCCATACTTCCACGATTGCCGAGCATACAACAATCGTGATCTTGGCAATGTTTTCGACGAATCTCGTTAAAAATTTCACAGAGATTTCGATAAACATTAACGTGATATGAAAATAATTACTTAGATCTGATAAAAACAATTTGCtgaatttcggaaaaatatttacgaaacttcGACAAAGAAGAAAATCACAAGATCTTggctgttggaatctcggcGAATACTAGCGGAATTAATCTGACGTGACTCACCAAATTgcacaattttctaaatttgaatatttctccTTGTATTTAGGAGTTTCATTGAATGGAATGAAATTGNNNNNNNNNNNNNNNNNNNNNNNNNTTTGAAATGGCTTAACTGCGCACAATATGGTACACTCACGGTATTTCCttttcctcaaggaaatcctccaTTTCAATGGGTTTGCTTTTAAGCGAGCAAGTGTTTCAGTTGACCAGCCCACCCttgagccattttcaatgatgaacatcaagagtgaagacctgatGAAACGGATTTAGCAACCCAGCAGAGTAGCGTGCGTGAGAAAACTCGCATTAGTTGTCCGGTGTAAGCGCAGCAATTCATTGCTGCAATGGGAAAAGTCATAATGCGAATATATTCAATATCTCGCTTCGGTGTGGGCGGATtggttgaaattttgacacaagtCGTAGACTTTCTGGGAATAATGCAAAGGTAGTTAAGTTCATCGCACGAAGCTGCAAGACCTTGTTTTACCCTAATTCCCTATTTGTTAGTTTCCGGAAGACCTTGGCCTTTTGAGTAGTAGTTAGAAAATAATAAATGTGGAGTAAAATAAGCAATATGTCCGCTTCTTTAGTCGTGCTGTGGCAAATAACTCCTCTGATTGCCTGGGAAATTTAGATCAGACTAGTGTGAGGTTATTAGTAGACAATTTGAGGAATATTAGAACGAGGGTAAAATCACCAAGATCTCAATTCCAACATCGTGCAGTTGAAGAGCTCATCGacgatttttgacaaaattttagGTCAAATGTGTTGTTTTagatatttgtttgtttttacatAACAAATAAGGGCATTGAGTAAAAAAGTCTTCAGCTTCGTGCAGTGAACTTAACCACTTTCGCAcgattcccaagaaaattctaGTAGGTatgtcaaaatttcagcgcCACCGAACCGAGATATTGAATATATTCGCGTTAGGACAATTTTTTCCCATTGTGCCTGGGACAGTCTCGTTCTCCGTGCGGACGGAACTCAAGGAAGAAGCGGGGCTATTTTCTGGTGGATGCAGCCAAATGTGCTGGACCTTGAATCGACGCAGCTGTGCAGCCAATGGCTTGTAGGTTGTAAAGTGGGGATTGGAATCGTTTGACGGGCCGGATAATTCTGAGTGCAGGTACACGGTTTTTCTTCGACAGGGCCCTGGTGGAAGTCTTCCAGATTTCCAGGCAACCTGGCTGCTTCGACAACCCTTGGTGTGGCTCGATGTTTGTCGCCGCAGTTGGCATGTCACTCTTTGTGCGATCGGTCAGTGCCTGCGAAGTTGAAGCAGTTAGCAGttcactgcgtgacgtcgcgatAACGATCTCACTCAACGATGGTGAAATTATAGCGTCAATCAGCTTCAGGTCTTCCGATCACGGTCATCGAGTCTCCCATGATGtccattcatcgttcacaccgaaTCAATTTCGGTGGGCCGTGCCCGTAGTCAGAAAGTTAAGTACTCGATTAAATGgttctccgtagactgcgtagtTGTACGCTACGTAACCGAACGAAGTACAACAGTTTcgggaataatttagaaattcttttgaaaattccttcatgtTATACTTTGAAACGTCttaaaaaattcctccggaaatgttTTAACAGGGCGGCCACTGAACCGGGAATTAACCGGGAATCAGATAgaaccgggaaaaaccgggaaataACCGGGAATTTGATTTTTAGTTTTGTTTCGATAGACTAAATAAAATCTATAATCAACTAATTAACTTCTTGTCtgttttttaaaacaatttttctgataattgtttacattttatttaaattctagGATTCATGAAATGCTGTTTGAATGAGTTTTGTTATcaaattcttatattttttttattagtagAAATTTATCAATCTTTTAAAAAGcctttttttcggattttctggaagattttGCCCTCAGTATTGAGGGTtatgagtcccatcgaaggaaagtggttacctccaatacacttttcaaattaaaaatcttccacataatgtacatatttacatcGGAGATTTTCAGAGaactgtaaataaataaaaactaatcTCAAGTGCCAGagatttcagaaatttcaggaaTAAATTTTTCAGTTCAAATATTGAAGAAATCATAATCGATAACCCTTTTGCTTCTAAGATCCTTTcaccagtggcgtttccctaaccttaatctacctgtgcactggctttaaatttaaggaatttgtGTGCGGAAATGCATAGAACAACTAGATTTTGTTAAgtttaaacgactctgataattttattttcaatttgggccgccaaaatatcaaaattttcattttttgtgtcagtgcacaggtaaaaagtgaggttacgcgacgccactgccTTTCACGTATCCCAGCTTTCTTCTCGAAATACAAATACATTAGCTCTTAAATCTGCTTAGTGTTATATGTTTCTTAGTTAAAACTTCTAAATTGTTTCTATTCAAGAAAACACACTTACCGTCTATAAATCTGATTgataattttagaaaattatatCAGCATTacagaatttccaaaatatcaaaaatcattctaaagCTAAGATATTAAACTGGAATCTTAGAAGTATATCtgaatttaagattttttttcgaacacaTGGTGGTCTGTaaaaccaaaagatattttagttaccagataaagattgtcgctgtcgtcgctgtccggaaaatattttgctggcgaggataggggatctaaatgtcaatgaagaaaaatacatacgatttgacagttaggtaccacacatgtttcggacagcaaaacaaaggaaaccgaagcgacaatctttatctggtaactaaaatatcattTGTAAAACCATTAGCGACACTCCATTTCTtataaaatgctttctctaAAAACATCAAGCATTTTAAAATCCGCTTTGAAATTCTCAGAGAAATCTGGCAAAAATATTTCTTGACCTGTCTCGTTTTTTAATAATGATTCCGATTTTAAGAATGAacgttttgaaataatttaatttttcttaAATCAATCCTATCTCAAGTTCCTAAagcatgttattttttttaacttgatAAGGAGTTCTTTTGAGCAAGTTCATAACAACAAAATACGAATGCCTTGAGCTCATATTGAATAGAAGTGCTTTATGATATGAAAACATCTCTCATCTTTAACTTCCTTTTTTCGGTATCTTTGATATATTAATCATAATTAGGatagtttatttttcaaataagaatttacaatgaaaaattattgatagCAATGCTTCTATCACTTACCAGAGATTCGTTTTGATAACGTGTTGACAATGgtatagaaaagaaaaaacgAATGCAGAAATAGCTTTGATTCACTTCTAACAGTGACTGCTAGAATGGTCAAGATGAAGGTACCTATCAGGTGGGTGTCATCCATATCTCGCACtattttgcagccaacattgcccACTGACTCTTCTGGATCCCAATGGAACTGCCAAGCCTGTTACTGAAAAAAGCGTCACAGTGGAATTTGCTTAACGGGCGGTTTATTAACACATTACCATATAGTTTTCTTTTGATTTATTTAGGATGTATTGTAATAAAATTCCACAGATTTTGATTGTGAATTTAAGTCACACGATCAGAAATGCGATTGACAAATTGTCGCGTAAAACAAGCATGGTTGTTCCACAGATTGATTTGTCAAATGAATATAACACCTCATTTCTCGTTCATATCTTTTTTCGATACACTTGCCGGGattgttaaaaaaatttaaaccggaaaaaaaccgggaattcaaaAATGGAAATTGAGTGGCCACCCTGTTTTGAGCAAGCCTCTAGAAATTCTGTTGAGTAtactttcaagattttttcggaaatttctccaggaaattcatctagaagtaatttagaaaattcctcTAGCGATTATTTTAAGAAATCTAccgagaattctttcagaaattcatttggaaatttctctcatagttcttttagaattttatttgaagaattgcatcggaaatttattcaggaattcctagaaaattattttatgaatttctttaaatataatagaaaatagaaactaCTAAACTtctaaaattccttcaggatttttttggaaattaattccaaaattcctacgagctaattcctttggaattgcAATTATGTGAACAAAATCTAAGTGAATTTTGAAtataatttctaaagaaattcttaaagagATCCATGAAAAAATTTTTAAAGGGTGTTATGAAGGAATTCTagaataatttctgaaggaattcttgaaggcatATTTTATGGAATTCATAAGCAATTACTGGAAAAAGTTAAGAATGTTAAAACaactttcaggaattctttctaaaattcctTTCATAGTTTATTCGGACAtttcttaaggattttttttcagaaatttcctaaaatttcgttatagaattttcgaaagagttcCTAGAGAAGgagtttcccgaggaattccagaaataatttccagaacaaggaatttcgaaaagaaatccttaatatatatttttttaattccttatgttttgcctttctcgtacaacaaagttgtaccgaaaggctatcatttcactccaaaatcgaacttttcatAGAATTCTCTCAGACCCGTGATGTTAtatgtacacccaggtttttttttacacggtttggttttagtcgttttagattttcagcgtcaatgaaacaatgagtcaaccccacgaaaaaattcaccaaaaatcaaagaaaattcagggggtatttcaaaagctgtaaaagtttaggttaaccgaaaaattaatgaattccaaccgcgtaaaaaaaacctgggtgtatactaatcgactcagctcgtcaaactgaacaaatgtctgtcagtccgtgtgtatgtgtgtgagtatggacgtgtgtgtgtgtgcacacgaaaaccgaaaaacattagccactttttcatatagtaattcttaaccgattttctcgcaacaagttgctttcgacgggcaacaaaccctagttgatcactattgaattaacgataaaaatcgaacattgcgtttaaaagttattaggaaaattgaatcgaactatgtaagcgccatataaggttggtgtcttggctaaatgcaagaaaggcagtgtcaccactcgatgaattaaattgtttttttttaaggaatttctaaagcaatttctgaagaaatttccaaataaatacccggaagaattctttacGAAATTACTTAAGgattttctaaataaattcccgAACAAGTTTCAGGAGAAGtaaattcttgaaggagtttcagaataaatttctagagaaatttctaatggaattGCTGAAGACattttccttcaaaagtttcttcagaaataattTTTGTAGGAAATTCTGAAAGTATTCTCAAAGGAAATCTTGTACATTTGTACCATTTACATTTGTACCTGTACATGTACATTCCCCCGCGTTACACTGAAAGCAGCCTTACAGTTGAAGTCCAAATACGAATCTATATTGATTACAACatgatgaaattaaatggaatagtattaAACTCATCTGATGacagtgaagacattccacaaaaACAGCTCAATATTCTTCTAAAATTTCAGTACGAAGATCGATgaccacaccacctcccctggtcggccggttcAGTCGTACGCTGCAAAAGTCTGGGATATTGGCGTTTACCTCCGGTTTCAGATGCGTTTCGGTTATGAACGCCATGTTTATTTCCttttcctcaaggaaatcctccaTTTCGATGGGTTTGCTTTTAAG comes from Armigeres subalbatus isolate Guangzhou_Male chromosome 2, GZ_Asu_2, whole genome shotgun sequence and encodes:
- the LOC134209432 gene encoding uncharacterized protein LOC134209432; protein product: MPNFKQTTAQQSSGMSYRTNNWLLEDRKKMRLMHEQILTVNNCNTPREPIVQEIPPAKKIKKEPEEPNPTQPERTIKWTFVIPALMATSTQPSNGSAAPLDPLIKRPFLYSGLWSAVESNPQTVEIYQPDIGPMHGRHFRYERNPRVGP